Proteins from one Candida orthopsilosis Co 90-125, chromosome 2 draft sequence genomic window:
- a CDS encoding Faa21 acyl CoA synthetase, producing the protein MASLFNEKPEHIWKTITESFPLDQSVTSRALPLPNSEVPGFSPIYRNAYSQKELKTVPYPGITTLHDTFELSVANNGHKRALGHRVKKADGSFGEYVWQDYKTVQQRRNNLGSGIFFVLQNNPYKTDSEAHKKLKYDPLSDDSFVLTIFAHNRPEWVLADVTSTAYSITNTALYDTLGPDTSKYILNLTECPIILCSKDKVKSLVELKEQNPEELSNLICLVSMDDLTTEDAVLKNYCHDHNISLFDYKQVEKLGEINPLAPIPPKPETKFSITFTSGTTGANPKGVLLTHETAVAGITFVYSGITLPRADAVFYSFLPLAHIYERQGIHFALTYGAAIGFPQGPSPLTLLEDIQVLEPDYLALVPRVLTKLEAGIKAQTINNDEKPILKSLFTKAINTKLALQSNPANENTNPSHLLYDRVLGLLRKKLGMKNLKIIMSGSAPISPETLKFLKASLNTGVGQGYGMSETFAGVMASSTFETDASSCGPISVTTECKTRDLPAMGYTSKDEGGPRGELLVRGPQIFLEYYKNPEETAKSFDEDGWFYTGDVARIDSKTGRTYIIDRVKNFFKLAQGEYVTPERIENTYLSCFPYIAQLFVHGDSLRTHLVGVVGVDPASITQYIKQRHGETITDAADLVRFFQDPKRKRELLVDMNASLGNKLQGFEKLHNIEVDVEPLSVEKNLITPTMKIKRPICTKYFKDTLDKLYEEGSLIRNDKL; encoded by the coding sequence ATGGCATCATTATTCAACGAAAAACCAGAACATATCTGGAAAACCATCACAGAGAGTTTCCCTCTCGACCAAAGTGTGACTAGTAGAGCACTTCCACTTCCAAATTCAGAAGTGCCAGGGTTTTCACCAATTTACAGAAACGCCTACTCCcagaaagaattgaaaactgTCCCTTATCCTGGAATCACCACCTTGCATGACACATTTGAACTTTCAGTTGCAAATAACGGCCACAAGCGTGCTCTTGGTCACAGAGTTAAAAAAGCTGACGGTTCGTTTGGTGAATACGTTTGGCAAGATTACAAAACCGtccaacaaagaagaaataaTTTGGGTTCTGGTATATTCTttgttttacaaaataATCCTTACAAGACCGACAGTGAAGCACacaagaagttgaagtaTGACCCATTGAGCGATGATTCCTTTGTTTTAACAATTTTCGCTCACAATAGACCTGAATGGGTGCTTGCTGATGTGACTTCAACTGCCTACTCAATCACAAACACTGCATTGTATGATACCTTAGGTCCTGACACCAGTAAATACATTTTAAACCTCACTGAATGTCCAATTATTTTGTGTTCCAAGGACAAGGTCAAAAGcttggttgaattgaagGAACAAAATCCAGAAGAGTTGAGCAACTTGATTTGTCTTGTGTCTATGGATGACTTAACCACTGAAGATgctgttttgaaaaattattgcCATGATCACAACATCTCCTTGTTTGACTACAAACAAGTTGAGAAACTAGGTGAAATTAATCCATTGGCCCCAATTCCTCCAAAACCAGAAACTAAGTTTAGTATTACATTCACTTCTGGTACCACTGGTGCAAATCCAAAGGGTGTTCTTTTGACCCACGAAACTGCAGTTGCTGGTATTACATTTGTCTACTCTGGGATCACATTACCAAGAGCCGATGCCGTCTTTTACTCCTTTCTACCATTAGCCCATATTTATGAAAGGCAAGGTATCCATTTTGCTTTGACTTACGGTGCTGCTATTGGATTCCCACAAGGTCCTTCGCCATTGACCTTATTGGAAGATATTCAAGTCTTGGAACCAGACTATTTGGCATTGGTACCAAGAGTTTTGACCAAGTTAGAGGCTGGTATCAAGGCacaaacaatcaacaatgatgaaaagccaattttgaagagTTTATTCACTAAAGCtatcaataccaaattgGCATTGCAATCTAACCCTGCTAATGAAAACACAAACCCTTCCCATTTATTATACGACAGAGTGTTGGGTTTGTTGCGTAAGAAGTTGGGAATGAAGAACCTTAAAATTATTATGTCTGGATCTGCTCCAATCAGTCCAGAGACTCTCAAGTTTTTGAAGGCTTCTTTGAATACTGGGGTTGGTCAAGGTTATGGTATGAGTGAAACTTTCGCAGGTGTTATGGCCAGTTCTACTTTCGAAACTGATGCCAGCTCGTGTGGTCCTATTTCCGTCACTACCGAGTGTAAAACAAGGGACTTGCCAGCAATGGGATACACTTCTAAGGATGAAGGCGGTCCAAGAGGTGAGTTATTGGTTCGTGGACCCCAAATTTTCCTTGAATATTATAAGAATCCAGAGGAAACTGCTAAATCCTTTGATGAAGACGGCTGGTTCTACACTGGTGATGTCGCCCGTATTGACTCAAAAACTGGACGCACTTATATCATTGATAGAGTTAagaactttttcaaattggctCAAGGTGAATATGTTACTCCAGAGAGAATCGAAAACACTTATTTGAGTTGTTTCCCATACATTgctcaattgtttgttcATGGTGATTCTTTGAGAACTCACTTGGTTGGTGTTGTGGGAGTGGACCCTGCGTCCATCACTCAGTACATCAAGCAAAGACATGGTGAAACCATTACTGATGCTGCTGATTTGGTTAGATTCTTTCAAGATCCAAAGCGTAAGCGTGAATTGTTGGTTGATATGAATGCATCACTCGGTAACAAGCTACAAggatttgagaaattgCACAatattgaagttgatgttgaGCCATTGTCAGTGGAGAAGAACTTGATCACACCAACTATGAAGATCAAGAGACCAATTTGTACCAAATATTTTAAAGATACTTTGGATAAATTGTACGAAGAAGGCTCACTTATCAGAAATGATAAATTATag
- a CDS encoding Aip2 protein (actin interacting protein) translates to MQRRLINTSATLLLRRLRPAANTFRSSTPIARYSTVKSVPFTADTYFSKVQRDPKYKKLDASDLDYFKSILPENGIVTDADDLLFYNEDWMRKYRGQSNLLLKPKTTQQVADILKYCNEKNLAIVPQGGNTGLVGGSNPIFDEIIVSLSSLNKIRSFDPVSGILKVDAGVILENADQYLSEQGYIFPLDLGAKGSCEIGGNIACNAGGLRLLRYGSLHGSVLGLEVVLPDGTIYDSMHSLRKDNTGYDLKQLFIGSEGTLGVITGVSILCPARPQATNVAFLAVKDYETVQKVFVESRKELGEILSAFEFMDLKSQQLTKQHLGLDHPIESGEYPFYVLIETSGSNKDHDDEKLENFLGNAMENGLVEDGIVAQDESQVQSLWTWRESLPEASASNGGVYKYDVSIPLKDLYGLVEAANEKLAEANLVDFEDAAKPVVSAVGYGHIGDGNLHLNVCVRKYTPEVESVLEPFVYEWVSSKKGSISAEHGLGFQKKNYIGYSKNPTEVALLKQIKQHYDPAGIMNPYKYI, encoded by the coding sequence ATGCAGAGGAGATTGATAAATACTTCAGCTACCCTTCTATTAAGAAGATTGAGACCTGCTGCAAATACATTCCGTTCATCTACGCCTATTGCTCGTTACTCAACTGTCAAGTCAGTTCCATTTACCGCCGACACATACTTCTCCAAGGTCCAACGAGATCCAAAATACAAGAAGCTCGATGCCTCAGACTTGGattatttcaaatccatCTTACCTGAAAATGGTATTGTCACCGATGCCGATGATTTATTATTCTACAATGAGGATTGGATGAGAAAGTATCGTGGACAATCAAACTTACTTCTTAAACCAAAGACTACTCAGCAGGTTGCTGACATATTGAAGTACTGCAATGAGAAAAATTTAGCAATCGTACCCCAAGGTGGAAACACTGGGTTAGTGGGTGGATCAAACCCAATCTTTGACGAGATTATCGTCTCCTTATCttcattgaacaagattaGATCTTTCGATCCAGTCAGTGGTATCTTGAAAGTCGATGCTGGTGTTATTTTGGAAAACGCAGATCAATATTTACTGGAACAGGGATACATCTTTCCATTAGATTTAGGTGCCAAGGGTTCATGCGAAATTGGTGGTAACATTGCATGTAATGCTGGTGGGTTGAGATTGTTGAGATATGGATCTTTACACGGTAGTGTGTTGGGACTAGAGGTGGTATTGCCAGATGGTACCATCTACGATTCCATGCACTCCTTGCGCAAGGACAATACTGGATACGATTTGAAGCAATTATTCATTGGTTCTGAAGGTACATTGGGTGTCATCACTGGTGTCTCCATTCTTTGTCCTGCAAGACCACAGGCTACAAATGTTGCATTCCTTGCTGTCAAGGACTATGAGACGGTTCAAAAGGTATTTGTTGAATCGAGAAAGGAGTTGGGTGAAATCTTGTCTGCATTTGAATTTATGGATTTAAAGTCGCAACAATTGACCAAACAACATTTGGGTCTCGATCACCCAATTGAAAGCGGTGAATATCCATTTTATGTCTTGATAGAAACATCCGGATCCAACAAAGATCACGATGACGAGAAATTAGAAAACTTTTTGGGAAACGCAATGGAGAATGGATTGGTTGAAGACGGAATTGTTGCTCAAGATGAGTCACAAGTGCAAAGTTTATGGACATGGAGAGAAAGTCTCCCAGAGGCAAGTGCACTGAATGGAGGTGTCTACAAGTACGATGTTTCAATCCCACTAAAGGACTTGTACGGTTTGGTTGAAGCAGCTAACGAAAAATTGGCCGAAGCCAActtggttgattttgaagacGCTGCCAAACCAGTTGTTTCCGCGGTAGGGTATGGGCACATTGGTGATGGAAACTTGCATCTTAATGTATGTGTTCGTAAGTACACACCTGAAGTAGAGTCAGTATTGGAACCCTTTGTTTACGAATGGGTTTCTTCAAAGAAGGGTTCAATTTCAGCTGAACACGGTTTAGGTttccaaaagaagaattaCATTGGATACTCCAAAAACCCAACTGAGGTTGCGTTGTTAAAGCAAATCAAGCAGCACTATGACCCAGCAGGAATCATGAATCCATACAAGTATATATAG
- a CDS encoding Ecm14 protein (S. cerevisiae homolog ECM14 has role in fungal-type cell wall organization and localizes to fungal-type vacuole) → MKFLLASFLLLEIVWSFQFPFTLPDVFSARSHQHTHYSKLDPKDRPIDLLQYKDDVVIRVSYANSPSLKEFLAKKDVQFKKWEKNNIQQTIDIQIKEEELVELIEKFPSLDYHTIIEDLPQRIYETFPLHGQQIVTQDEDFHTQSELFFREYRDLTTIDSWLNLLQSTYPDVVKLEEIGESFEHRKLNVVHFSAPNDDVEHNDKKTIVITGGVHAREWISVSSTLYLIYQLIKLYSTWPNSKILTQLDFLFIPVTNPDGYEYTWTTDRLWRKNRQETPIPKCFGIDIDHSYDYHWTKSSDWACGEEYSGEFPFEAFESRLWDAYLNNTNKDHSIYGYIDLHSYSQEILYPYAYSCNQQPRDEENLIELAWGIAKSIRMKSGTNYNVLPACIDKDSDLLPDLGSGSGLDYMYHNRAFWAYQFKLRDTGGHGFLLPAKYIEPVGDEIVSAILYFCKFILSDDR, encoded by the coding sequence ATGAAGTTTTTGTTAGCACTGTTCCTTCTACTAGAAATAGTTTGGTCTTTCCAATTTCCATTTACCTTACCAGATGTATTCAGTGCACGGCTGCATCAACATACCCACTACTCAAAGTTAGATCCGAAGGATCGCCCCATTGATTTGCTACAATATAAAGATGATGTGGTTATCAGGGTTTCTTACGCCAACTCCCCCTCCTTAAAAGAATTTCTCGCCAAAAAGGACGTCCAATTCAAGAAATGGGAAAAGAACAacattcaacaaacaattgatatccaaatcaaagaGGAAGAGCTTGTGGAATTGATCGAAAAGTTTCCCTCTTTGGACTACCACACAATTATTGAGGATTTACCCCAACGTATCTATGAGACTTTCCCATTGCATGGGCAGCAGATTGTCACACAAGATGAGGACTTTCACACACAATCAGAGTTGTTCTTTAGGGAATACCGTGATTTAACTACAATTGACTCCTGGTTGAACTTGTTGCAGTCTACTTACCCTGATGTTGTTAAACTTGAGGAAATTGGAGAAAGTTTTGAGCACAGAAAGCTCAATGTTGTTCACTTTTCAGCACCAAATGACGATGTGGAGCACAATGATAAAAAAACTATTGTAATTACTGGTGGCGTTCACGCTCGTGAATGGATCTCAGTATCTAGTACCTTGTACTTGAtatatcaattgattaaactTTACAGCACATGGcccaattcaaaaattttaacCCAATTGGactttttatttattcCGGTAACTAATCCGGATGGATATGAGTATACTTGGACAACTGACAGATTGTGGCGTAAAAACCGTCAAGAAACGCCTATTCCAAAATGTTTTGGTATCGATATTGACCACTCTTATGATTACCATTGGACTAAATCATCCGATTGGGCTTGTGGTGAAGAATACAGTGGGGAGTTTCCCTTTGAAGCATTTGAGTCTCGCTTGTGGGATGCATATTTGAACAATACTAATAAGGACCATAGTATTTATGGATATATCGATTTACATTCATATTCACAAGAGATCTTGTACCCCTATGCATATTCGTGCAATCAGCAGCCAAGAGATGAGGagaatttgattgaattggcTTGGGGTATTGCCAAATCAATAAGAATGAAACTGGGAACTAATTACAATGTGTTACCTGCATGTATTGACAAGGATTCAGATTTATTGCCTGATTTGGGGTCAGGTTCTGGATTGGACTACATGTACCATAATCGTGCATTTTGGGCATATCAGTTTAAATTGCGTGATACTGGTGGTCATGGTTTCTTGTTACCTGCTAAATACATTGAACcagttggtgatgaaattgtttccGCTattttgtacttttgtaaatttaTACTTAGTGATGATCGATAA
- a CDS encoding Dtd2 protein (S. cerevisiae homolog DTD1 has D-tyrosyl-tRNA(Tyr) deacylase activity, has role in acid catabolic process and localizes to cytoplasm), with protein sequence MRVVVQKVKNASVAVDEKVISSIGKGLMVLVGISTSDTKDDILKLSKKLLSLRIFEDMTQPAETATKWYGKPWSKSIVDIQGEILSVSQFTLYGTIKKGTKPDFHKAAKGDGAKELYEMLLDELRKGLGQEKVKDGEFGAMMDVALVNDGPVTIVWDTQENTL encoded by the exons ATGAGAGTTGTTGTACAGAAAGTCAAAAATGCCTCTGTCGCAGTTGACGAGAAAGTAATATCATC AATTGGCAAGGGTCTCATGGTCTTGGTTGGTATTTCAACATCAGATACCAAGGATGACATATTAAAATTAAGCAAGAAACTCCTTTCCTTGCGCATATTTGAAGACATGACACAGCCGGCGGAGACAGCCACCAAATGGTATGGAAAACCATGGAGCAAGTCTATCGTTGATATTCAAGGAGAGATTTTATCAGTTTCTCAATTCACGTTGTACGgaacaatcaaaaaagGAACAAAACCTGATTTCCATAAAGCAGCCAAAGGGGACGGTGCAAAAGAGTTATACGAGATGttgttggatgaattgagGAAAGGATTGGGTCAAGAAAAGGTTAAAGATGGGGAATTTGGGGCAATGATGGATGTAGCATTGGTAAATGATGGACCAGTTACAATTGTTTGGGATACACAGGAAAACACATTATAG